A region of the Nitrospirota bacterium genome:
CTGCAGTGCGAACGCCCTATCGGCGAACCGAACGCGAGCGAGCCCTGCGGAACGTGTCGATCCTGCCGTCAGCACGCCGCGGGAAGCCACCCGGACTGGTCGGTGCTTGAACCCGAGGACAGTACGGTCATCACGATCGATCAGGTCCGCCGCCTTCAGGACACGCTCCCCTACCGGCCGATCACCTCCAGCCGGCGGGTGGTGCTGATCCCCGAGGCGGCCCGACTCAATCCCGAGGCCTCGAACGCGTTGCTCAAGATCCTGGAGGAGCCGCCGGTCCACGCCGTGTTCATCCTGGTCACGGCCCAACGGGATCGGTTGCTTCCGACCGTGCTCTCGCGCTGCCAAGCGGTTCGATGCACCGCGCCCCCGCCCGAAGCCGTCATCACGCACCTGACCGAGAGGTTGGGCGTACCCGCCGCGGACGCGAGCCGGTTGTTCGCCGTGGCGCAGGGGCGGATCGGTCCGGCGATCGACGCCGCGGCCAACGGGGAACCCGCCGCCCTGTCGTTCGACGACGTCGGCGCCCCGGACACCATCAGCGCGCCGGCGCGCTTGCTGGACATCGCGGAACGCGTGGGCAAGGACCAGGAGGCGTTGCGCGCCCTCCTGGCGTGGCTCACGCTTTGGCTGCGCGACGTGCTGGCGTGGCAATCGGCCCGCGACCCCGCGCGCCTGCTCCACCGCCACCGCCGCACCGAGGTGGAGTGGTGGGCCCGGCGCCTGACCGTGGACGATGTCATGGCGGCCGCGGCCGGCGTCCACGCGCTGTGGATCGCGGTCAGCCGAAACCTCAATCCTCAACTCGCCGCGGAGGTCGTGCTGTTGCACCTCTCGCTGCGCGCAGGCGGACCGTCACGATGA
Encoded here:
- the holB gene encoding DNA polymerase III subunit delta', with the protein product MTAPSRFQDLVGHAPVIARLRAAVSSDRLGSAYLLFGEPGIGKHTLAVIWARLLQCERPIGEPNASEPCGTCRSCRQHAAGSHPDWSVLEPEDSTVITIDQVRRLQDTLPYRPITSSRRVVLIPEAARLNPEASNALLKILEEPPVHAVFILVTAQRDRLLPTVLSRCQAVRCTAPPPEAVITHLTERLGVPAADASRLFAVAQGRIGPAIDAAANGEPAALSFDDVGAPDTISAPARLLDIAERVGKDQEALRALLAWLTLWLRDVLAWQSARDPARLLHRHRRTEVEWWARRLTVDDVMAAAAGVHALWIAVSRNLNPQLAAEVVLLHLSLRAGGPSR